The DNA window AGATTATAAATGAGTGAATTTATTGTCCGGTGCATTACCTCAGATTGTAAGGTTGCTTCTGGTATAGTCGAGAAAACGGTTGAACTATTCGATATGGGAGCTACGATTCCCTTTATTGCCCGTTATCGAAAAGAGCGGACTGGCGGGTTGGACGAAGTCCAGATACAGCAGATTAGCGAAAGATTGACCTACTATAGAGAGTTGCAAGATCGAAAAGGTACAGTCCTGAAAACAATAGAAGAGCAGGGGAAGCTGTCCGACGAGTTGAGGACCAGTATCACCAACTGCTCAGATAAACAAGAGTTGGAGGACATTTATTTGCCCTTCAAGCCCAAGCGGAAAACACGCGCTTCTATTGCTAAGGAGAGAGGGTTGCAACCTCTTGCGGACCTTTTAATCGCTCAACGGGCCGATATCAAAAACAAGAACGAAGTGTTAAGTCGATTTGTTGATCCTCAAAAAGGTATCGATACTATAGACCAGGCGCTTTCCGGTGCGCTTGACATTATTTCCCAGGATATTGCTGACAATGCCAATTATCGAGCATGGATCAGGAATAGTCTGTCGAATAGAGGGACACTCGTAAGCAAAGCAAAAAAAGAATGGGCAGAAAAAAGCTCAAAATTCGAAATGTATTATAATTTCTCTGAACTGCTGAAAAGATCTTCGGCCCATAGAATTCTGGCAATACGGAGAGGTGAGGCTGAAGGTGTTATCAAATGGAGCATTCACGCGGATAATGACCAGCTTTTGGCATATTTGGATTCACAGGTTATCAGGAATAAGACTTTTATCTTTTATAAAGAGCTGCTTACGGCAATTGAAGATAGTTATAAACGCTTGCTTTTTCCTGCACTGGAATCGGAGGTTTTTAATGCTAAATGTGTTGAGGCCGAGCGAGAATCTATTTCTGTTTTCAGCAAAAACTTAAAGAATGTATTACTTGCTCCTCCGGCAGGAGATAAGGTTATCATTGCGATAGATCCAGGCTTCAGGACCGGTTGTAAAGTTGCCGTTATTGATGGCACTGGTAAGTTTTTGACTAATACCACAATTTATCCTCACGAACCGCAAAATAAAAAAAATGAAGCAGAGAAACTACTGGCACAGCTTGTAGATCAATACAAAGTCGAAATAATCGCAATAGGAAATGGAACCGCTTCACGAGAGACCGATCAAATTGTTAGAGAGCTTATAAAAAACAAACAACTAGACCTGATATCTGTCGTTGTAAGTGAATCCGGGGCATCTGTTTATTCCGCTTCGGAGATTGCCAGGAAAGAGTTTCCTGATCTCGATTTGACTGTCCGTGGTGCAATCAGTATTGCCAGAAGGTTGCAGGATCCTTTGTCAGAATTAGTAAAAATTGATCCGAAGTCTATTGGTGTAGGACAGTATCAACACGATGTGAATCAGGCAGATCTGAAAAATGCCTTGGTTTTCATTACAGAGTTCTGCGTGAATCATGTAGGTGCTGATTTAAATACCGCCTCTCAATCCCTGTTAACGTATGTAGCCGGTATCGGGCCGGCAGTTGCAGCCAATATTGTAGAATATCGCAATCTCAATGGAGCTTTCAAGGGACGAAAAGAATTACTGAAAGTAGCCAAGTTGGGTCCCAAAATGTTTGAACAGTGTGCGGGTTTTTTGAAAATAAGAAATTCTAAAAATCCACTGGATAATTCTGCAATACACCCGGAATCTTATCACATCGTAGAGCGTATGGCAGAGAAGCTCGAATGCAAAGTAAAAGATCTTATCGGTAATGACAAGTTGCTTGGTTCCCTGCAATTATCTGATTTTGTAACTGAGGAGGTCGGCATTCCAACCCTTAGTGATATAGTTAACGAGCTAAAAAAACCAGGACTGGATCCTCGCGCCGAGTTCAGCTATGCAACATTCAGCGATACAATTAATGATATCTCTGATCTAAAGCCCGAAATGGTTCTTGAAGGGATTGTTACTAATGTTGCTAATTTTGGTGCTTTTGTTGATATCGGTGTTCATCAGGACGGCTTGGTGCATATCTCCAAGCTGAGTGACTCGTTTGTTCGTGATCCGCATGAAGTGGTGGCTGTTGGAGACAATGTAACTGTAAAAGTACTCGCAGTAGACACTAAACTGAAACGCATTAATCTGCAGTTGGTATCTTAGTATTTTAAGTGCCTCATCTCTGGAAAGTTAAGTGATAAGTTAACTTGAACAATATTAGCTGATTGGTTTCGTGATTATCTCT is part of the Candidatus Margulisiibacteriota bacterium genome and encodes:
- a CDS encoding RNA-binding transcriptional accessory protein; the protein is MSEFIVRCITSDCKVASGIVEKTVELFDMGATIPFIARYRKERTGGLDEVQIQQISERLTYYRELQDRKGTVLKTIEEQGKLSDELRTSITNCSDKQELEDIYLPFKPKRKTRASIAKERGLQPLADLLIAQRADIKNKNEVLSRFVDPQKGIDTIDQALSGALDIISQDIADNANYRAWIRNSLSNRGTLVSKAKKEWAEKSSKFEMYYNFSELLKRSSAHRILAIRRGEAEGVIKWSIHADNDQLLAYLDSQVIRNKTFIFYKELLTAIEDSYKRLLFPALESEVFNAKCVEAERESISVFSKNLKNVLLAPPAGDKVIIAIDPGFRTGCKVAVIDGTGKFLTNTTIYPHEPQNKKNEAEKLLAQLVDQYKVEIIAIGNGTASRETDQIVRELIKNKQLDLISVVVSESGASVYSASEIARKEFPDLDLTVRGAISIARRLQDPLSELVKIDPKSIGVGQYQHDVNQADLKNALVFITEFCVNHVGADLNTASQSLLTYVAGIGPAVAANIVEYRNLNGAFKGRKELLKVAKLGPKMFEQCAGFLKIRNSKNPLDNSAIHPESYHIVERMAEKLECKVKDLIGNDKLLGSLQLSDFVTEEVGIPTLSDIVNELKKPGLDPRAEFSYATFSDTINDISDLKPEMVLEGIVTNVANFGAFVDIGVHQDGLVHISKLSDSFVRDPHEVVAVGDNVTVKVLAVDTKLKRINLQLVS